The DNA region CATCGTCGACAACGCCGTCATCCTCCTTCTCCGCCTTCTCGAATGCCTCGCGGTAGGAGCCCTTGATCGGGGCGGCATCCCCCTCCGCGATCTGTGGCAGGCGCTTGTCGTCCTCGTCCTCGACGTCGTCGCGGCCTTCTTCGTAGACCTTGAGGAAACCGTCGAAGATCACGACCTGGCCGGTGGCGCGCAATTCCACCTGGCCGTCAGCGCTGCCCACGGTCACGGTGGTCCGTTCCATCCGCGCGCCCGCCATCTGGGAGGCCAGCGTCCGCTTCCAGATGAGATCGTAGAGCTTGCGCTGGTCCTCGTCGGTGACGCGGAGCTCATCTGGAGCGCGCGACATCTCCGTGGGGCGCACGCATTCATGGGCCTCCTGCGCGTTCTTGGCCTTGTTCTTGTAGGTGCGCGCCTTCTCGGGGACGTAGCTCGCACCGTAGCGATCCTTGATGGCATTCCGGGCATCGGCCACGGCCTCGGGCGCCATGTCGATACCGTCGGTCCGCATGTAGGTGATGTAGCCCGCTTCGTAGAGGCGCTGGGCGAGGTTCATCGTCTGCCGCGCGCCGTAGCCGAACTTGCGGGAGGCCTCTTGCTGGAGCGTGGAGGTCATGAAGGGTGGGGCAGGGTTGCGGCTGGTGGGCTTCGCCTCGACCTGCGTCACCGAGAGCTTGCGCGAGGTGACGGCCTGCACGGCAAGCTCGGCGGCGGCGCGATTCTCGATGTCGAAGCGTTCGAGCTTCTTGCCGCCCAGGGTGACGAGGCGCGCCTCGTAGCTCTGGCCGCGCGGCGTCTCGAGCTGCGCGCGCACGCCCCAGTACTCCACGGGGCGGAAGGCCTCGATCTCCATCTCGCGCTCGACGATGAGGCGCAGGCAGACGGATTGCACGCGGCCCGCTGACTTCGCGCCGGGAAGGCGGCGCCACAGGACGGGCGAGAGCTTGAAGCCCACGAGGTAGTCGAGCGCGCGGCGCGCGAGGTAGGCCTCCACGAGCTCCATGTCGACTTCGCGCGGCTGCTTCATGGCCTCGGTCACGGCCCGCTCGGTGATGGCGTTGAAGACGACGCGTTTGACGGGCGTGTCCTTCTTTAGCGCGCGGCGTTTGCGCAGCGCCTCCTCGAGGTGCCAGGAGATCGCCTCGCCTTCGCGATCGGGGTCGGTCGCGAGGATGAGCTCACCGTCCTCGGCAAGGGCATCGGCGATGGCTTTGACGTGCTTTTTCGAGTCGCTCGCGACCTCCCAAAGCATCTCAAACCCGTTCTCCGGATCCACGGACCCGTCTTTCGGGGGCAGGTCGCGCACGTGGCCGTAGGAGGCAAGGACGGTGAAGTCCTTTCCCAAATACTTGTTGATTGTCTTGGCCTTAGCGGGGGACTCAACGACGACAACGGCCATGCGGGAGGCGCTTTCCTACTGCGAACTACGGTGAGCGGAACATGGTTAGGGCGCGGGGATTGTCAATCGACCATCTGCTGCGGGGGCGCGTCTCAGCTCGATTTCAGCGCGAGAAGCCCGCCCGTTTGCCGCTCGATCTGGCCCTCCATTTCCAGCTCCAGCAGAGCGGAGGAGATCGCCGCGGGCGCGGCGGCGACCGTGCGGATGAGCTGATCCTCGGCGAGGGGGGAGGGTCCGAGTTCTGCGAGGAGCCGCGCGTGGATGGCTGCCGTCTCACGCAGCGGGCGTTTCGGCGCTGGCGGGGGCTCGAGCGGGAGGCGCGGGGCGACAGACGGGACCTCGAGCGCGTCGAGAACGTCGGCGGCATGGCGGACGAGCGTGGCCCCGTCGCGCAGCAGTCGCAGGCAACCTCCGGCGCGGGCATCGAAGGGATGACCGGGCACGGCCATGACTTCTCGCCCGTAATCGAGCGCGATCTCTGCGGTGATGAGTGATCCGGAGCGGGCTGCGGCTTCCACGACGATGAGCGCGCGCGCAATGCCCGCGATGATGCGATTGCGCCGGGGGAAGTGCCTTGCCTGCGGCTGCGTGCCGAAGGGCATCTCCGAGACAACGAGGCCACGCTCGGCGATCTCGCCCAAAAGCTGCGTGTTTTCGGCGGGGTAGGGCACGTCGATCCCGCCAGCGACGACGGCGATGGTGCCCGTGTCGAGGGCGGCGCTGTGTGCTTGCGCGTCCACGCCGCGCGCAAGGCCCGAGACGATGCAGAGGCCCGCAGCGCCCAGATCCGCGCTGAGCCTGCGGGCGGTCCGTGTACCCAGCGAGGAGGCATTGCGCGCGCCGACGAGGCCCACCGGCTGCGCAGCATCAGGATAGAGTGGCCCGCGGGCCCAGAGAAGCGGCGGCGCGTCCGGGACCTCCGCCAAAAGCCTCGGATAGCCCGCCTGACCATGCCAGAGGGCACGCGCGCCCGCCTTCGCGGCCCGCGCCATCTCCGCGCGCGCGACACCTTCGGGGCAGGGCTCGTAGTCCTCGATTCCGGCGGCGCGCGCGACCTCAGGCAGCGCGGCAAAGGCCGCTGCGGGAGACCCGTTTTCCTTGAGCAATCTGTGGAAGGTCGCCGGTCCCACACGGTGGGAGCGCAAGAGGCGGAGACAGATCAGAGCATCTTCTTCCGAGATGGGTGGGATTGGGGGGTGAGCGGAAGAAAATTCCTGTGGTTTCATCCCTGGCTCCGCCAACTTGCATCTTCAGAGCTACGGGATTTGGGTTAACGCAAAGTAAACCCACGCCAGCACGCGGCCAAAAAGATAAGAGTGCCTGAAGAAAACGCGGCAAGTATGAGTATTTCTTGATCCATGGCAGCCTCGGCTCCGCCCCACAAAGCGTAAGCCACGATGCTCGAGATGCCGAATCCTCCGAACCAGAGCGCCCGCACGGGCGCCGCGGCGGTATGGTCGCGCGGTCCTGCGGCCGGGCGCAGGAAGAGCCACAACACCAGCGCGACAAGAACAGCAAGCGCCGCAAGAAAGACAGGAAATGCCAGGCCCTGGACGACGCCAATCGCGGCGCAGGCCGCAAGGGCGCCCCAGGCCGCCCAGGCGGGAAGGCGCGCGACGTCGCGCTCCCAGGCCGCCCATGCAAGCGCGCCGAGGGCAACGAGGGGCGTGTAGATGAGGCAAAGCCGCGCGAACTCGCCGAGGGTCATGTTGAGCGCCTCGGCGCTGTCCCCCGTGGTCCAAAGAGCCCATGTCCCCGCTGCGAGCCCGGCGGGCAAAAGGAGCGCGGGAAGGGCCCAACCGGGCCTGTCCGTCCGCAGGAGGCGCGGCAGGAGCCAGAGGCCCAGCATGACATCCACGGGCGCGTGCCAGGCCAGCGAGGTCCAGACGAAGGAGACCGGCGGGCCCTCGTAGACGGCAGGGACCACGACACCCTCGGTGACCCAGCCGACGATGCCGCCGGCGAGCACCGCCTGCCACCAATGCGTCAGCGTCCGAAGCCGCGCGAGCGCGAGGAAGGCCGCGGCGGGGATGAGATAAAAGCCCCACATGGCAAGAACCTGCCCGGGCCAGCCGGGCGCGAGCGCGGCCTGTGCTGGCCCCTCGTTGACGAAAACGTACTCGGACCAGCCGAGAAGCGCCCCGGCGGTCGCCACCCAGAGCGCGAGAAGCCTCACACCTGGCTGCCACCGACGGTGAGCCCGCCGATCATGAGAGAGGGCTGGCCCACGCCCACCGGCACCCACTGGCCCGCCTTGCCGCAATTGCCGATACCGGGATCGAGGGCGAAGTCATTGCCGATGCCGCGGATATGCTTGAGAGCGGTGGCCCCGTCGCCGATGAGCGTGGCGCCTTTCACCGGCGCGCCCACCTGGCCGTTTTTTACGCGGTAGGCCTCGGTGCAGGAGAAGACGAACTTGCCATTGGTGATATCCACCTGTCCGCCGCCGAAGCCCACGGCGTATATGCCGTCCTTCAGGTCGGCGACCATGGAGGCGGGGTCCGCGTCTCCGGCGAGCATGTAGGTGTTGGTCATGCGCGGCATGGGGATATGGGCATAGCTTTCGCGGCGGCCATTGCCCGTGGGTGCCACGCCCATGAGGCGCGCGTTCTGGCGGTCCTGCATGTAGCTCACGAGCACGCCGTCCTCGATCAGCACGTTCTTTGCGCTGGGCGTGCCTTCGTCGTCGAAGGTGATAGAGCCGCGGCGGTCGGGCATGGTGCCGTCATCGAGCACGGTGACACCCTTGGCCGCCACCTCTTGGCCCATGAGGCCCGCGAAGGCCGACGTGCCCTTGCGGTTGAAATCGCCTTCGAGCCCGTGGCCGACGGCCTCGTGGAGGAGGATGCCGGGCCAGCCGGAGCCGAGGACCACGTCCATCACACCGGCGGGGGCCGCCTCGGCGCGCAGATTGACGAGGGCGATGCGGAGGGCCTCGTCCACCGCGCTTTTCCAATGCGTGGGCTCCAGAAGCCCCGTGAGCCCAAACCGCCCGCCCGCGCCGGAGGTCCCGCTCTCGCGCCGGCCGTCCCCATCCACGATAATCGACACGTTGAGGCGCGCCATCGGGCGGATATCGGCGAAGCGCGCGCCATCGGGGCGGAGGATCTCGACCTCCTGCAGGGAGGCCGACAGCGACGCCGAGACCTGCACCACCCGGGCGTCCAGCCCGCGGGCATAGGCATCGATCTCGCGGAGCGTGTCCACTTTCACCGGAAATTCGGCATCGGCCATGGGATCGGTGTCCGCGTAAAGCTTGGTATTGGTGTGCTGCGGCGCCTCCGCGAGCGTGCCGCCGCCGTCTCCCACGGCGAGGCGTGCGGTGGCGGAAGCCCGTGAGATGGCGGCCTCGGAGATCTCGGAGGCATGGGCATAGCCCGCCGTCTCGCCGCGCACGGCACGCAGGCCGAAGCCCTCTGCAGCGTTGTAATTCGACGTCCGCAGTCGCCCGTCATCGAAGACGAGCGTCTCCGAGCGACGGCGCTCTAGGAAAAGCTCGCCGTCATCAGCGCCATCGGTCGCGGCCTTCAGCTGGGTCAGTGCGCCCGCCTCGGAGAGATGGGTCTCGAACGGGCGAAATGGGGCATGGGACATGGCGGCTCCTAGTGTGACGCTGGGGCAAGGCAAGCGTGTAAGCGCGGTTTTGACGCGGGTCCTGCGTCCTACCGCGCATTGCGAGGTCACCCCGACATATGGTTTGAAGCGCTCGACTGGCAACGGAATACCATCGCGCACAAAAAGCCCAACCCGGGGTACGTGCGCCACGAGGACCACCATGGCACCAAAATCAAAGATCGTCGCCGCCGCGCTCGCCCTGTCCAGCTTGCTGGCCGGGACCGCAGCCACGGCACAAAGTGCACTCGACGGGCTCGAGACCATCGGCAAGCCCGTTCAAGCCGGCACGGGCTTCCAGCCGTCGGCCACCGAGCTTGCACGCGACATCGTCTGGCTCGACTCGATGATCCTTATAATCATCACGTTCATTTCGGTCTTCGTGACGGGGCTGCTGGCCTACTGCGTTTACGCGTTCAATCAGCGCAAGAACAAAACGCCCGCCACGTTCACCCACCACTCCACGCTCGAGGTGGCATGGACGGTGGTGCCGGTCTTCATCCTAGTGTTCATCGGGGCCTTCTCGCTGCCCGTGCTCTTCAAGCAGCAGGTCATCCCCGAGGCCGACGTGACCATCAAGGTCACAGGCTACCAGTGGTACTGGGGCTACGAATACGTCGACCACGACTTCCAGTTCGACAGCTACATGATCGGTACGGGCGAATATAAGCTGACCGACGACGTGCGCGCCGAGCTCCTCGCCGCGGGATACAGTGAGGACGAGTTCCTCCTGGCCACCGATACCGCGGTCGTTGTCCCCGTGGACAAGACCGTGGTCATGCAGGTCACCGGTGCCGACGTCATCCACTCCTGGACGATCCCTGCCTTCGGCGTGAAGCAGGACGCGGTCCCGGGGCGCCTGGCCGAGCTCTGGTTCAAGGCCGAGCAGGAGGGAGTCTATTTCGGGCAGTGTTCGGAGCTTTGCGGCTTCGCCCACGCCTACATGCCCATCACCGTGAAAGTCGTGAGCGAAGAGGCCTACAATGCGTGGCTCGCGGGCGCGATCGACGAATATGCCGGTGATCCCACGACCCTGCCCAGCGTGAAAGTTGCCGCCGCCGAATGACCGACACATCGCTCCATATCGCGACGACCGAACCGGGCGCGCCGGACTACGAGCCGACCTTTGGCGACTATTTCGCGCTGCTGAAGCCCCGCGTCATGTCGCTGGTCGTCTTCACGGCGCTGGTGGGCATCCTCGCGGCGCCCTCTGCGGGCCTTCATCCGGTAGAAGCCTTCGCGGCGCTCCTCTTCATCGCCATCGGGGCAGGCGCCTCGGGCGCGCTCAACATGTGGTGGGACGCCGACATCGACGGGGTCATGACCCGCACCGCCAAGCGCCCGATCCCCTCGGGCCGCGTGACGCCGCGCGATGCGCTCCATCTCGGGCTGGGCCTGTCGCTCCTCAGTGTCATGATGCTCTGGCTGACGACGAACTGGCTGGCCGGCGCGCTCCTGGCGTTCACCATCTTCTTTTACGCCGTGGTCTATTCCATGTGGCTCAAGCGCTCCACGCCGCAGAACATCGTGATCGGTGGCGCGGCCGGGGCTTTCCCCCCGATGATCGGATGGGTGGCTGTGACGGGCTCTGTCTCCGTGGAAGCGGTGCTGATGTTTGCGCTCATCTTCATGTGGACACCGCCGCATTTCTGGGCGCTGGCCCTCTTCATGCGCTCTGACTACGACGATGCGGGCGTCCCGATGCTCACGGTGACCCATGGGCGGCGCGCCACGCGCCAGCATATCCTGGCCTACACGATCCTCCTTGCTGTCCTCGCAATTGTCGCGGCCTTCACGGGCATCGGCGGGCCGGTCTACCTCGCGGTAGCCGTCATCGCCAACGCGATCTTCCTGCGGGATGCCGTGCGCATCTGGCGCCGCGACGAGGCGGATGCGGAGGCTGACAACTTCCGGGTGGAAAAGGCGTTCTTCCGATTCTCGCTTCTTTACCTCTTCCTCCATTTCGGAGCGATCTGGGTCGAAGCCGTGCTGCCCCAAGGAGCCTGGGGAGGGTTCTTCTGATGTCTTTCGAACACGTCACCAGCGACGTCCACGTCAAGCGCCGCAGCCGCAACATCGGCGTGGCCGCCTGCCTCGTGGGCTTCATCGTTCTTCTCTTCGCGCTCACCGCGGTGAAGATCCAGGAAAACGGGGCCAGCCAGGGCTTTGACCACGTGCTGCGGCCCGAACTCCTTCCGGTGGACGGCTCATGAACACCGCGCATCCCGCAAAGACGGCGCTGAAGCTCGCGGGCGTGGCGGCCATGATGCTGGGCCTCGCCTATGCATCCGTACCCTTCTACGACTGGTTCTGCCGTGTGACGGGCTTTGGCGGCGCCACGGGCGTGAGCGAAGTGGCCTCCGACGAGATCCTCGACCAGGAGATCACGATCCGCTTCGATGCCTCCACCGAGGCCGGCATGCCATGGTCCTTCGAGCCCGAAGTGCGCACGACGAAGATCCGGATCGGCGAGACGGGGCTGGCCTTTTACGAGGCGCATAACCCCACGAACCGGCCCATCGCCGGCACCGCTTCCTACAACGTGACGCCCTATCAGGCGGGTGGCTTCTTTTCGAAGATCGACTGCTTCTGCTTCGAAGAGCAGGTGCTCATGCCCGGCGAGACCGTGATGATGCCGGTGACCTACTACGTCGACCCGGAGATCGTGGATGACCGCGAAGGTCAGTACATTCACACGATCACTCTCAGCTACACTTTCTACGAGATCGACCTGCCCGAGGACGCGGAGCAGGCGGCGCTCGAGATCAATGACCAAGGCGCAACGTCGCTCAACTAACGGCTGATCCAGCCAGGGACGGAAACATGGCCCACGCAAAAAACCACGACTATCACATCCTGCCGCCCTCCATCTGGCCCTTCGTTGGCGGGGTGGGTGCCTTTGTCATGCTCTTCGGCGCGGTGCTGTGGATGCATGGCAGCGGGCCCTGGATGTTCCTCATGGGCCTCGTGGCCGTGCTCTACACCATGTACGCGTGGTGGGCAGAGACCGTGGCCGAAAACCACGTGGGTGATCACACGCCGGTGGTCCTCATCGGGCTGCGTTACGGCTTCATCATGTTCATCATGTCCGAGATCATGTTCTTCGCGGCATGGTTCTGGGGCTTCTTCAAGAACGCGCTCTACCCGATGGGCCCACTGTCGCCCGCCGTCGATGGCGTCTGGCCGCCCGTGGGCATCGAGACCTTCGACCCCTGGCACCTGCCGCTCATCAACACGCTGATCCTGCTCTGCTCGGGCTGCGCGGCCACCTGGGCGCACCATGCGCTCGTGCACGGCAACGTGCGCAAGGACATCAAGGACGGGCTCCTCATCGCCGTGGGCCTCGGGCTCCTCTTCACGGTCTTCCAGGTCTATGAGTACACCCATGCCTCCTTCGGGTTCGGCAAGGGCTGCGAGGTCTACTGCTCGAACTTCATCCTGCCGACGATGTTTCACGGCATCCACGTGGTGATCGGGACGATCTTCCTCTTCGTGTGCTACCTGCGGGTGCGGGCGGGGCATTTCTCACCAGAGAACCACATGGGGTTCGAGGCGGCGGCCTGGTACTGGCACTTTGTCGACGTCGTGTGGCTCTTCCTCTTCGCGGCGATCTACATCTGGGGCTCGTGACCTCAGCCCGTCCATCGAAGTCTTGAGAGAATGCGTGCCTCCGGCGGCCCTCCGGGGGAGGTACGGGGCACAAAGAAGGGGTGGGTCCGGCTCACCCCTTTTCCTTTGGGAGCGTGCGATGCGCAGTATCTTCTTGGCAGTCATCGGGCTCGGCGGAACGGCCGTGCTGCTCTGGCTCGGCCTGTGGCAGGTCGAGCGCCTGGCCTGGAAAGAGGGCGTGCTTGCGGAGATCGAGGCGAGCATCGCGGCTGACCCGGTGGCCTTGCCAGCCGCGCCCGTGCCCGAGACAGACCGCTACCGCGCCGTGGCGTCCTCCGGCGTCCTCGGGGAGGAGGAGCTGCACGTGCTCGTTTCTGCAAAGGGCTTCGGGGCAGGGTACCGCGTGATCCGGGCGCTGGAGACCGGCGAGCGGCGGGTGATGGTCGATCTCGGGATCATCGCGACCGAAGCCAAGGACACGCACCGCCCGGGCGGGGCACGCATGGTGGCCGGCAACCTGCACTGGCCGGACGAGGTGGACGGCTTCACGCCCGAGCGCGACCGCGCGGCTGGGATCTGGTTTGCTCGCGACGTGGGCGAGATGGCCGCGGCGCTCGGCACCGAGCCCGTGCTCATCATCGCGCAATCCGTGACCCCGCCACTCGAGGGCGTGCGGCCCTTTCCCGTCGATACGAGCGGTATCCCCAACGACCACCTGGGCTATGCTGTCACATGGTTCGGCATGGCTGCCGTATGGGTTGGAATGAGCGGGCTTTTCCTCTACCGCGGACGCCGCAAGACTGCCTGAGGCCCGACACCCATGCGCTACATCTCTACCCGCGGCAACGCGCCGGAGCTCACCTTCGAGGAGGCCATGCTCACCGGGCTGGCCCGCGACGGGGGGCTCTACGTGCCCGCCAAAATCCCGCAGATGTCCAAGCCCGACATCGCCGCGCTGGCGGGCCTCCCCTACGAGGAGGTGGCCTACCGCGTGATGCGGCCTTTCGTGGGCGAGAGCTTTTCAGACGACGAATTCCGCGGCGCGATCGACCGCGCCTATGCGGGCTTCGGGCATGCTGCCCGCGCGCCCCTGGTGCAGCTCGGGCCCAACCACCACCTCCTGGAGCTCTTCCACGGGCCTACGCTGGCGTTCAAGGATTTCGCCATGCAGCTTATCGGGCAGCTCTTCCAGATCGCGCTCTCTCGGCGAGGAGAGAAGGTGACGATCGTGGGCGCGACCAGCGGGGATACCGGCTCTGCCGCCATCGAGGCCTTCCGCGGGCTCGACGCGGCCGATGTCTTCATCCTCTACCCCCATGGACGCGTGAGCGAGGTGCAGCGCCGGCAGATGACGACGCCCACGGAGGCCAATGTCCACGCGCTCGCGCTCCACGGCACGTTCGACGATTGCCAGGCCAAGCTGAAGGACATGTTCAACGACTTCGCCTTCCGCGACGAGGTGCGGCTGGCGGGCGTCAACTCGATCAACTGGGCGCGGGTGTTGGCGCAGGTCGTCTACTATTTCACCGCCGCGACCGCGCTCGGCGCGCCGGACCGCGAGGTGAGCTTTACCGTCCCCACCGGCAATTTCGGGGATATCTTCGCAGGCTACATCGCCAAGCGCATGGGGCTCCCGATCAAGCGTCTCGTGGTGGCCACCAATCGCAACGATATCCTCCACCGGGCGCTCTCGACGGGCGATTACGTCACAGGCGAGGTGCACCCGACGATCACGCCGTCGATGGATATCCAGGTGTCTTCCAATTTCGAGCGGGCGCTCTTTGATGCATATGACCGGGACGGTGCCGCCGTGGCGCAGCTCATGGCCGAGCTGAAAGGCGGCGGCTTCCACATCTCGCAAGGTGCCCTCGAAGGGCTGCGGGATCATTTTTCGTCAGGACGCTCCGACGAGCACGAAACGGCGGCCACGATCACGCTGGCGCGGGACACGATGGGCGAGCTGCTCTGCCCCCATTCCGCGGTGGGCGTGAAGGTGGCCGAGGAGCAACTGGGCGCCGACTTTGACGGTGGACCCATGGTCACGCTCGCCACGGCCCACCCGGCGAAATTCCCGGACGCCGTGGAGGCCGCCACCGGTTTTCGCCCCCCCTTGCCCCCGCGCATGGCCGACCTGTATGACCGGCCCGAGCGGGTGACCGAGGCCGAGAATGACCTCACCGCACTGGAAACACTCATCAGGGACCGCCGCGCTTGACCCTTGAGACCCACACCCTGCCCAACGGCTTTCGCATCGTCACCGAGCACATGGAGGGCCTCAAGAGCGCGTCCATCGGCGTCTGGGTGAATGCGGGCGGGCGCCACGAGCGCGCCGAGCAGAACGGTATCGCTCATTTCCTCGAGCACATGGCCTTCAAGGGCACGGAACGGCGCACCGCGCTCCAGATCGCCGAGGCCATCGAGGATGTGGGCGGCTACATCAACGCCTATACGAGCCGGGAGACGACGGCCTATTACGCCCGCGTCCTGGAAAACGACGTGCCGCTGGCGCTCGACGTGATCTCCGACATCGTGCTCAATCCGGTCTTCGATAATCGCGAGATCGAGGTGGAACGCGGCGTGATCCTGCAGGAGATCGGGCAGGCGCTCGACACGCCTGACGATGTGATCTTCGACTGGCTCCAGGAGGAGGCCTATCCAAACCAGCCCATCGGGCGCACCATCCTCGGCCCCTCCGAACGTGTGCGCGCGTTCGAACGGTCCGATCTCAGCACCTTCGTGCGCGAGCACTACGCGCCGGGCCAGATGATCCTCGCCGCCGCGGGCGCGGTGGATCATGAGGCCATCGTGCGGGAGGCTGAAAAGATCTTCGGCCACCTCGAGGCCCGCGCGCCCCTCGAGATCGAGAAGGCGAGCTTTGGCGGCGGTGCCCGGTTCGTGGACAAGGGCCTCGAGCAGGTGCATTTCACGCTGGCCTTCGAGGGGCCCGACTACCGAGACCCGGCGATCTACACGTCGCAGATCTTTTCCACGGCCTTTGGCGGCGGCATGTCCTCGCGTCTCTTCCAGGAGGTGCGGGAAAAGCGCGGGCTCTGCTATACGATCTTCGCCCAGGCGGGCGCCTATGCCGATACCGGCCTGACCACGCTTTATGCCGGCACGAGCGCCGAGCAACTGGGAGGGCTGGCCGAGATCACCATGGACGAGCTCAAGCGCGCGGCCGATGACATGACCGCCGCCGAGGTGGCCCGCGCCCGCGCACAGATGAAGGC from Pseudomonadota bacterium includes:
- the topA gene encoding type I DNA topoisomerase, which encodes MAVVVVESPAKAKTINKYLGKDFTVLASYGHVRDLPPKDGSVDPENGFEMLWEVASDSKKHVKAIADALAEDGELILATDPDREGEAISWHLEEALRKRRALKKDTPVKRVVFNAITERAVTEAMKQPREVDMELVEAYLARRALDYLVGFKLSPVLWRRLPGAKSAGRVQSVCLRLIVEREMEIEAFRPVEYWGVRAQLETPRGQSYEARLVTLGGKKLERFDIENRAAAELAVQAVTSRKLSVTQVEAKPTSRNPAPPFMTSTLQQEASRKFGYGARQTMNLAQRLYEAGYITYMRTDGIDMAPEAVADARNAIKDRYGASYVPEKARTYKNKAKNAQEAHECVRPTEMSRAPDELRVTDEDQRKLYDLIWKRTLASQMAGARMERTTVTVGSADGQVELRATGQVVIFDGFLKVYEEGRDDVEDEDDKRLPQIAEGDAAPIKGSYREAFEKAEKEDDGVVDDASDGMLLTKSAVMSADEGVLASQSFTQPPPRYTEATLVKRMEELGIGRPSTYASIVTTIQDREYVRKDKGRLFPEDKGRLVTAFLTNFFRRYVDYDFTGSLEEELDDVSAGSREWKDVLDRFWKDFSLAIGEAMDQSITEVLEKINEELAPHIFPPLPGGGDPRLCPNCGEGRLSMRTARSGGAFIGCSNYPECRYTRPFGPPQSEEEAAASIPPEGKLLGHDAGDEIRVFKGRFGPYVQRGEQNGDEKPPRQGVPKGWSPEGLTLEEALKLLSLPRLIGPHPEDGVPIWANIGRYGPYLKYAESISDRGGVNANLETIDDVWEIGMNRAVEVIASKPKRGKRGQAATPVRELGEHPEAGGPINVFKGKYGPYVKWEKINATIPDTVEIDDLTVAQAVDLIAERAAKSGKKVTKKKAPAKKKPAAKKKA
- the dprA gene encoding DNA-processing protein DprA; translated protein: MKPQEFSSAHPPIPPISEEDALICLRLLRSHRVGPATFHRLLKENGSPAAAFAALPEVARAAGIEDYEPCPEGVARAEMARAAKAGARALWHGQAGYPRLLAEVPDAPPLLWARGPLYPDAAQPVGLVGARNASSLGTRTARRLSADLGAAGLCIVSGLARGVDAQAHSAALDTGTIAVVAGGIDVPYPAENTQLLGEIAERGLVVSEMPFGTQPQARHFPRRNRIIAGIARALIVVEAAARSGSLITAEIALDYGREVMAVPGHPFDARAGGCLRLLRDGATLVRHAADVLDALEVPSVAPRLPLEPPPAPKRPLRETAAIHARLLAELGPSPLAEDQLIRTVAAAPAAISSALLELEMEGQIERQTGGLLALKSS
- the tldD gene encoding metalloprotease TldD, with translation MSHAPFRPFETHLSEAGALTQLKAATDGADDGELFLERRRSETLVFDDGRLRTSNYNAAEGFGLRAVRGETAGYAHASEISEAAISRASATARLAVGDGGGTLAEAPQHTNTKLYADTDPMADAEFPVKVDTLREIDAYARGLDARVVQVSASLSASLQEVEILRPDGARFADIRPMARLNVSIIVDGDGRRESGTSGAGGRFGLTGLLEPTHWKSAVDEALRIALVNLRAEAAPAGVMDVVLGSGWPGILLHEAVGHGLEGDFNRKGTSAFAGLMGQEVAAKGVTVLDDGTMPDRRGSITFDDEGTPSAKNVLIEDGVLVSYMQDRQNARLMGVAPTGNGRRESYAHIPMPRMTNTYMLAGDADPASMVADLKDGIYAVGFGGGQVDITNGKFVFSCTEAYRVKNGQVGAPVKGATLIGDGATALKHIRGIGNDFALDPGIGNCGKAGQWVPVGVGQPSLMIGGLTVGGSQV
- the coxB gene encoding cytochrome c oxidase subunit II codes for the protein MAPKSKIVAAALALSSLLAGTAATAQSALDGLETIGKPVQAGTGFQPSATELARDIVWLDSMILIIITFISVFVTGLLAYCVYAFNQRKNKTPATFTHHSTLEVAWTVVPVFILVFIGAFSLPVLFKQQVIPEADVTIKVTGYQWYWGYEYVDHDFQFDSYMIGTGEYKLTDDVRAELLAAGYSEDEFLLATDTAVVVPVDKTVVMQVTGADVIHSWTIPAFGVKQDAVPGRLAELWFKAEQEGVYFGQCSELCGFAHAYMPITVKVVSEEAYNAWLAGAIDEYAGDPTTLPSVKVAAAE
- a CDS encoding heme o synthase yields the protein MTDTSLHIATTEPGAPDYEPTFGDYFALLKPRVMSLVVFTALVGILAAPSAGLHPVEAFAALLFIAIGAGASGALNMWWDADIDGVMTRTAKRPIPSGRVTPRDALHLGLGLSLLSVMMLWLTTNWLAGALLAFTIFFYAVVYSMWLKRSTPQNIVIGGAAGAFPPMIGWVAVTGSVSVEAVLMFALIFMWTPPHFWALALFMRSDYDDAGVPMLTVTHGRRATRQHILAYTILLAVLAIVAAFTGIGGPVYLAVAVIANAIFLRDAVRIWRRDEADAEADNFRVEKAFFRFSLLYLFLHFGAIWVEAVLPQGAWGGFF
- a CDS encoding cytochrome c oxidase assembly protein, with translation MNTAHPAKTALKLAGVAAMMLGLAYASVPFYDWFCRVTGFGGATGVSEVASDEILDQEITIRFDASTEAGMPWSFEPEVRTTKIRIGETGLAFYEAHNPTNRPIAGTASYNVTPYQAGGFFSKIDCFCFEEQVLMPGETVMMPVTYYVDPEIVDDREGQYIHTITLSYTFYEIDLPEDAEQAALEINDQGATSLN
- a CDS encoding cytochrome c oxidase subunit 3, with amino-acid sequence MAHAKNHDYHILPPSIWPFVGGVGAFVMLFGAVLWMHGSGPWMFLMGLVAVLYTMYAWWAETVAENHVGDHTPVVLIGLRYGFIMFIMSEIMFFAAWFWGFFKNALYPMGPLSPAVDGVWPPVGIETFDPWHLPLINTLILLCSGCAATWAHHALVHGNVRKDIKDGLLIAVGLGLLFTVFQVYEYTHASFGFGKGCEVYCSNFILPTMFHGIHVVIGTIFLFVCYLRVRAGHFSPENHMGFEAAAWYWHFVDVVWLFLFAAIYIWGS
- a CDS encoding SURF1 family protein yields the protein MRSIFLAVIGLGGTAVLLWLGLWQVERLAWKEGVLAEIEASIAADPVALPAAPVPETDRYRAVASSGVLGEEELHVLVSAKGFGAGYRVIRALETGERRVMVDLGIIATEAKDTHRPGGARMVAGNLHWPDEVDGFTPERDRAAGIWFARDVGEMAAALGTEPVLIIAQSVTPPLEGVRPFPVDTSGIPNDHLGYAVTWFGMAAVWVGMSGLFLYRGRRKTA
- the thrC gene encoding threonine synthase, translated to MRYISTRGNAPELTFEEAMLTGLARDGGLYVPAKIPQMSKPDIAALAGLPYEEVAYRVMRPFVGESFSDDEFRGAIDRAYAGFGHAARAPLVQLGPNHHLLELFHGPTLAFKDFAMQLIGQLFQIALSRRGEKVTIVGATSGDTGSAAIEAFRGLDAADVFILYPHGRVSEVQRRQMTTPTEANVHALALHGTFDDCQAKLKDMFNDFAFRDEVRLAGVNSINWARVLAQVVYYFTAATALGAPDREVSFTVPTGNFGDIFAGYIAKRMGLPIKRLVVATNRNDILHRALSTGDYVTGEVHPTITPSMDIQVSSNFERALFDAYDRDGAAVAQLMAELKGGGFHISQGALEGLRDHFSSGRSDEHETAATITLARDTMGELLCPHSAVGVKVAEEQLGADFDGGPMVTLATAHPAKFPDAVEAATGFRPPLPPRMADLYDRPERVTEAENDLTALETLIRDRRA